The following are encoded together in the Zingiber officinale cultivar Zhangliang chromosome 8A, Zo_v1.1, whole genome shotgun sequence genome:
- the LOC122010098 gene encoding heavy metal-associated isoprenylated plant protein 39-like isoform X8: MKKMVLKLELNDIKDKQKAMKAVSIHQGIDLIGIDMKAQTMTVIGSVDPVSVVTKLRKFWRTDVVSIGPAKEEEEKKKEEPKQEEPKKEETKKEEAKEEKKEEAKEKPQKEKNKETKQEEPKKVIAKKEHHEEMAPETVNPYKIYYNPPMHYYNPHTTTQYYYVPSAQENPNLCNIM; this comes from the exons ATGAAG AAAATGGTGCTTAAATTGGAGTTGAATGATATCAAGGATAAGCAGAAGGCCATGAAGGCTGTTTCAATCCATCAAG GAATCGATTTGATTGGAATCGATATGAAAGCGCAAACAATGACAGTGATAGGATCGGTCGATCCCGTGAGTGTTGTTACCAAACTGAGAAAATTTTGGCGCACGGATGTGGTCTCAATTGGGccagccaaggaggaggaggagaagaagaaggaagagccAAAGCAGGAGGAACCAAAGAAAGAGgaaacaaagaaggaagaagccaaggaagagaagaaagaggAGGCCAAGGAGAAACCccaaaaggaaaagaacaaggAGACTAAGCAAGAGGAGCCCAAGAAGGTGATCGCCAAGAAGGAACACCATGAAGAAATGGCACCAGAGACTGTGAATCCTTACAAAATCTACTACAATCCACCAATGCACTACTACAATCCTCACACAACCACACAATACTACTATGTGCCCAGTGCTCAGGAGAATCCAAACTTGTGCAACATCATGTGA
- the LOC122010098 gene encoding heavy metal-associated isoprenylated plant protein 39-like isoform X7 — translation MKVGVALFKMVLKLELNDIKDKQKAMKAVSIHQGIDLIGIDMKAQTMTVIGSVDPVSVVTKLRKFWRTDVVSIGPAKEEEEKKKEEPKQEEPKKEETKKEEAKEEKKEEAKEKPQKEKNKETKQEEPKKVIAKKEHHEEMAPETVNPYKIYYNPPMHYYNPHTTTQYYYVPSAQENPNLCNIM, via the exons ATGAAGGTTGGTGTAGCTCTTTTT AAAATGGTGCTTAAATTGGAGTTGAATGATATCAAGGATAAGCAGAAGGCCATGAAGGCTGTTTCAATCCATCAAG GAATCGATTTGATTGGAATCGATATGAAAGCGCAAACAATGACAGTGATAGGATCGGTCGATCCCGTGAGTGTTGTTACCAAACTGAGAAAATTTTGGCGCACGGATGTGGTCTCAATTGGGccagccaaggaggaggaggagaagaagaaggaagagccAAAGCAGGAGGAACCAAAGAAAGAGgaaacaaagaaggaagaagccaaggaagagaagaaagaggAGGCCAAGGAGAAACCccaaaaggaaaagaacaaggAGACTAAGCAAGAGGAGCCCAAGAAGGTGATCGCCAAGAAGGAACACCATGAAGAAATGGCACCAGAGACTGTGAATCCTTACAAAATCTACTACAATCCACCAATGCACTACTACAATCCTCACACAACCACACAATACTACTATGTGCCCAGTGCTCAGGAGAATCCAAACTTGTGCAACATCATGTGA
- the LOC122010098 gene encoding heavy metal-associated isoprenylated plant protein 39-like isoform X6: MENFLPSSNLYLQKMVLKLELNDIKDKQKAMKAVSIHQGIDLIGIDMKAQTMTVIGSVDPVSVVTKLRKFWRTDVVSIGPAKEEEEKKKEEPKQEEPKKEETKKEEAKEEKKEEAKEKPQKEKNKETKQEEPKKVIAKKEHHEEMAPETVNPYKIYYNPPMHYYNPHTTTQYYYVPSAQENPNLCNIM, from the exons ATGGAAAATTTTCTGCCAAGTTCTAATCTTTATTTGCAGAAAATGGTGCTTAAATTGGAGTTGAATGATATCAAGGATAAGCAGAAGGCCATGAAGGCTGTTTCAATCCATCAAG GAATCGATTTGATTGGAATCGATATGAAAGCGCAAACAATGACAGTGATAGGATCGGTCGATCCCGTGAGTGTTGTTACCAAACTGAGAAAATTTTGGCGCACGGATGTGGTCTCAATTGGGccagccaaggaggaggaggagaagaagaaggaagagccAAAGCAGGAGGAACCAAAGAAAGAGgaaacaaagaaggaagaagccaaggaagagaagaaagaggAGGCCAAGGAGAAACCccaaaaggaaaagaacaaggAGACTAAGCAAGAGGAGCCCAAGAAGGTGATCGCCAAGAAGGAACACCATGAAGAAATGGCACCAGAGACTGTGAATCCTTACAAAATCTACTACAATCCACCAATGCACTACTACAATCCTCACACAACCACACAATACTACTATGTGCCCAGTGCTCAGGAGAATCCAAACTTGTGCAACATCATGTGA
- the LOC122010098 gene encoding uncharacterized protein LOC122010098 isoform X5: MYMTFIRQWFMGLRAAIFTDCIDVGSFASKLGFTVSQLSELIKRVHAGVNPCENFDNNATVLELLKLLGFSGGEVLEDYDYDLVFLHITPDHKLNDEKSGKAINTDINFFNKFVGGVVNAAHPGSLVASRLHFSVVLSYGAVSGSDQSCSLNLNLFTETNSDLLLLCPHQSYTMKGGNILPDIRHHHPMLIAQWQEGVTRRDIAMKFCFDDFREHGGNLAILADRFLYEVAFKLWKAPKYGA; this comes from the exons GTTTATGGGTCTCAGAGCTGCCATATTTACTGATTGCATTGATGTTGGATCTTTTGCTTCAAAACTTGGATTTACTGTTTCACAACTTTCTGAGTTGATTAAGAGGGTTCATGCTGGTGTTAATCCCTGTGAAAATTTTGACAACAATGCTACTGTGCTTGAATTGCTGAAGCTTCTAGGattttcaggcggagaagtccttGAAGATTATGATTATGATTTAGTGTTTTTGCACATCACACCAGATCATAAATTGAATGATGAGAAAAGTGGGAAGGCCATCAACACCGATATTAATTTTTTCAACAAGTTTGTTGGTGGAGTAGTGAATGCTGCTCATCCTGGATCACTGGTGGCTTCTCGTCTACACTTCTCTGTTGTGTTAAGTTATGGTGCTGTTTCTGGTAGTGACCAGAGTTGCTCCTTGAATCTGAACTTATTTACGGAAACAAACTCTGATCTATTATTACTTTGTCCTCACCAAAGCTACACTATGAAAGGTGGAAACATATTGCCTGACATcag GCATCACCATCCAATGTTGATTGCCCAGTGGCAGGAGGGTGTAACCCGCCGGGATATAGCCATGAAATTTTGTTTTGATGATTTTAGGGAG CATGGAGGTAACCTCGCAATACTTGCTGATCGCTTTCTCTATGAGGTGGCGTTTAAGCTTTGGAAAGCACCTAAATATGGAGCTTGA
- the LOC122010098 gene encoding uncharacterized protein LOC122010098 isoform X4, whose protein sequence is MKGHHAEMNISKDKDDLSVPTISQRFMGLRAAIFTDCIDVGSFASKLGFTVSQLSELIKRVHAGVNPCENFDNNATVLELLKLLGFSGGEVLEDYDYDLVFLHITPDHKLNDEKSGKAINTDINFFNKFVGGVVNAAHPGSLVASRLHFSVVLSYGAVSGSDQSCSLNLNLFTETNSDLLLLCPHQSYTMKGGNILPDIRHHHPMLIAQWQEGVTRRDIAMKFCFDDFREHGGNLAILADRFLYEVAFKLWKAPKYGA, encoded by the exons GTTTATGGGTCTCAGAGCTGCCATATTTACTGATTGCATTGATGTTGGATCTTTTGCTTCAAAACTTGGATTTACTGTTTCACAACTTTCTGAGTTGATTAAGAGGGTTCATGCTGGTGTTAATCCCTGTGAAAATTTTGACAACAATGCTACTGTGCTTGAATTGCTGAAGCTTCTAGGattttcaggcggagaagtccttGAAGATTATGATTATGATTTAGTGTTTTTGCACATCACACCAGATCATAAATTGAATGATGAGAAAAGTGGGAAGGCCATCAACACCGATATTAATTTTTTCAACAAGTTTGTTGGTGGAGTAGTGAATGCTGCTCATCCTGGATCACTGGTGGCTTCTCGTCTACACTTCTCTGTTGTGTTAAGTTATGGTGCTGTTTCTGGTAGTGACCAGAGTTGCTCCTTGAATCTGAACTTATTTACGGAAACAAACTCTGATCTATTATTACTTTGTCCTCACCAAAGCTACACTATGAAAGGTGGAAACATATTGCCTGACATcag GCATCACCATCCAATGTTGATTGCCCAGTGGCAGGAGGGTGTAACCCGCCGGGATATAGCCATGAAATTTTGTTTTGATGATTTTAGGGAG CATGGAGGTAACCTCGCAATACTTGCTGATCGCTTTCTCTATGAGGTGGCGTTTAAGCTTTGGAAAGCACCTAAATATGGAGCTTGA